The Malus domestica chromosome 13, GDT2T_hap1 genome includes a window with the following:
- the LOC103430886 gene encoding uncharacterized protein: MIRVPRGDAKRGGGGGGGGRANWLARSESGRGKNPAQPAELRDEKKETKAVESSMSKLQLDDDTPTAKKKCYRESKKCHSQNEHCAVCLMDGHHQYLCPYRESVPLGVTKVGEGYILMCRTCGFVGNVCLHGRSYARPYRRCYARLKHGYPSHEEVEQIRAR; the protein is encoded by the exons ATGATCCGGGTACCCAGAGGCGACGCCAAGCGCGGAGGCGGAGGCGGAGGCGGAGGCAGGGCCAATTGGCTCGCGCGATCAGAGTCCGGGCGGGGGAAGAATCCAGCCCAACCGGCGGAGCTCCGAG AtgagaagaaagaaacaaaagctGTCGAAAGCTCTATGAGTAAACTCCAACTTGATGATGATACTCCTACTGCAAAGAAGAAATGTTACCGTGAGTCTAAGAAATGCCATTCTCAGAATGAGCATTGTGCAGTTTGCCTTATGGACGGCCACCACCAATATCTGTGTCCCTACCGGGAAAGTGTCCCGTTGGGCGTAACTAAAGTTGGAGAGGGCTATATACTAATGTGTAGGACTTGTGGTTTTGTGGGTAACGTCTGCCTTCATGGCCGCTCTTATGCTCGTCCCTATAGGCGGTGTTATGCGCGTCTGAAACATGGGTACCCAAGCCACGAGGAAGTGGAGCAAATCAGGGCAAGATAG